The Euwallacea similis isolate ESF13 chromosome 7, ESF131.1, whole genome shotgun sequence genome has a window encoding:
- the NSD gene encoding uncharacterized protein NSD, whose translation MEKQANSSSIEEPVLKLRCTKHDPSVSAKDTSSKSNFRHKSYRSKRKDITAHLCESFALPDDPIFLNRTTIVDRMEMSQIDTDIADPSDLCVITQNYINQPFLIDNLLVSDCVQTPYCHIESLLSFDLERVRYKADVEDLTFKSDELDDFDAVLRESLQMFTSTPLKDKELTSPESSKIESTVFKTINIPNKQDNLDLSILKDEVMKALEEAMKNKNAMANIDMKIQIVADLSNSHESAQKTCVEVKINDSAPSSSSSKENICFDESQATSDNKEILNLVGTCENLHQRGTAMELSQDSSVDESLTDIKMPTTSRRKYRRVRKNRKIASQPTRRSLRSINNININNIPIESVQISLSSNNIEHLTVTNVSKRDEELKKCDEFYSLFTGNGIIEKNTEKFNSTIVAGSTTENENSCLEESQIDQNQTQPGTKQKGKRLNPWLKIKQKRGRPRKKIEASEHKRETLDVPDLNNSSQEQTFRDNFFLVDETQISSKSNIMDATSQISHNEGAFLELQRVNHNMETSISQKRKRGRPRKMPILVNECQIEEIKTNQDWKFQVPDLEAGPSHDVFLNGIIKRISSEYQTPDDTPSKPTLRSRSKPTKERTRTKYNLRQTFSSNTTDNYNQEGSRQQSTLMNQRANNESHVNVLEPSSTHINDSSWNLQPNNKTSKKSFGLSDNVKEPDWLFDLSAQNKVHTPLNYILRNGSNQKLTNDIGSIGEQNIFPNLEVSDELPILTREDCLEDDFEHKKTTLVKNGITNHVKVVLSPIEMKHYPVLSPELPFLDGETKADAVYVNNSDFHLNKIKNENQFYNCGDLVWARVRGHPYWPAIICEDPDTGKFYKEEKTKPLKDVNWYHIRFFADSGRRAWMNRSFLMLYCSKDDLKLLGGKLKSEGRYRRYAMLKSLEVRRNRKWTKAVEEIESQRHKSYEEILMFMQESIEMRRNAFKQRKYSRLDVSKENVSEHCDLEEKSGNKHVKSSLSQSEGVSVGFDEINLILLGCKTETLDKSADFVPIPFSLSSELNHTKSKNLSLKLKGATSISKNVSLRRSQRSVKAVDKLDMLDLQTKKNPLVLNPVANSRKLECSAVQDLNETKENGNDITTEVSLDEMREESVNTEQSDKLSEMGSKASSDSGSSMSNMYSFEYQLELHKRNNIYQGLKNVKVCDYCFKQGDLYKCKGKCNGSYHLKCASLVTEPRQKKPVRTGEKSPNKSKSRQPTSSGNSTLRKSEEGCKTRSQSQCQIISIKSKHTIESPSKEILPQELSIAEQIDFGMKEMMSKFANNILNVYDSTDSSSEEGSSVQLLNCDIMDSPAPSSTLSSESFRNEDTKCSDYFKTSLASEDADTMIKHVTADSDILKYAPVNITNVLCTYCRTRKDPPCFACGLEISKQGGSFRQKCSLFRCGRYYHPTCLKMWPQTQWPMTTKLTKNHPPEDSFTCPAHRCHTCFSEELGSSLSCRLPGDRLARCLLCPAAFHSTTFCTPAGCEILGGSQIMCPRHRPKLVQPINTVWCFICSEGGNLVCCDTCPTSVHPECQPVNFTDDDKYICEDCESGRFPLYDEIVWVKLGHFRWWPAIILFPNEIPENVTAVRHQLGDFVVKFFGTNDYYWVNKSRSFLFQEGDKGGSSGEATKFKSKVYETFDQAIEDAARAYALKKEFKLRREAECIDSLKPPPYVRINKNKPVGRVKSLELNLSNATACECDPNKLNPCGPDTRCINRLLLTECDPVVCVAGIRCRNQLFQKRDYPPMAPYKTQGRGWGLKALAPIKKGQFVIEYVGELIDSEEYQRRIKRMHEKKDENYYFMTVDSERMIDAGPKGNLSRFMNHSCDPNCVTQKWTVKGDTRVGLFAKYDIEPGSELTFNYNLEVVGQEKKVCKCGAINCSGFIGVKAIKIEKPEKASQNENVAVAVEVRKPRKYTKKLVTVPQVPPCFLCGRKHSEITCTNKVCNKGYHLRCLKLSDVPEVTKYLCPRHNCNICSHRTIRCCVKCTNSFCPSHSDLNVRYDKFLGFVCRLHDPGISSTNEQLETVKDVPKEENKPKNAEAKNLGNESDIFIKNSQAFKKHSLCRKSKVKRLKLGKIPERRLTFCMREGKPVRSVWRLENALRKKIRPHKKAIAENEVREFHDLSGSVSETRKISTIPEKLSLELPVLHDPSSKSTSDAFKTPSNKRQRAELDSTPDESMVSSTTSDEEISSKKTPYKALSIAPHDVDKDNQRVSSSPSKHDPGIFDSDDEVSLQERLRPIKRSRGHPRKRARYSANK comes from the exons ATGGAGAAACAGGCAAATTCGTCCTCAATAGAGGAGCCAGTCTTAAAGCTAAGATGCACTAAACATGATCCCAGTGTTTCTGCAAAAGATACTAGCTCTAAGTCAAATTTCCGCCACAAAAGCTATAGGAGTAAACGCAAGGATATTACTGCCCATCTGTGTGAGAGTTTTGCATTGCCTGATGAtccaattttcttaaatagaaCCACAATTGTGGACAGAATGGAAATGTCTCAAATAGATACAGACATAGCAGATCCCTCTGACCTCTGTGTTATAACTCAGAATTACATCAACCAACCTTTTCTAATAGACAATTTATTGGTATCAGATTGTGTGCAAACTCCTTATTGTCACATAGAGAGTTTGCTATCATTTGACTTAGAAAGAGTCAGGTATAAAGCTGATGTTGAggatttaacttttaaaagcGATGAACTTGATGATTTTGATGCAGTATTAAGAGAGAGCTTGCAGATGTTCACCTCAACACCTTTAAAAGACAAAGAATTGACATCTCCAGAGTCCAGTAAGATTGAAAGTACAGTTTTTAAAACCATAAATATTCCTAATAAGCAGGATAACTTAGACTTGTCTATATTAAAAGATGAGGTTATGAAAGCCTTGGAAGAGGCAATGAAGAACAAAAATGCCATGGCAAACATTgatatgaaaattcaaatcgtTGCTGATTTGAGCAACTCTCATGAGAGTGCACAAAAAACTTGTgttgaagttaaaattaatgacaGTGCTCCGAGTTCTTCATCAAGTAAAGAGAATATTTGCTTTGATGAAAGTCAAGCAACTAGtgataataaagaaatattaaacttgGTAGGTACTTGTGAAAATTTACATCAAAGGGGCACTGCTATGGAATTAAGTCAGGATTCTTCTGTAGATGAATCTTTAACTGATATCAAAATGCCAACAACAAGCCGCCGGAAATATAGAAGAGTaagaaaaaacagaaaaattgcCTCCCAGCCAACCAGAAGAAGCTTGAGAtccattaataatattaatattaacaatattCCAATTGAAAGTGTTCAAATTTCTCTGTCAAGCAACAATATCGAACATTTAACTGTAACAAATGTATCGAAAAGAGATGAGGAATTGAAAAAGTGTGATGAATTCTATTCATTATTCACAGGGAATGGCATCATTGAgaaaaacactgaaaaattcaattccacTATAGTTGCTGGCAGCACTACTGAAAATGAGAATTCCTGTTTGGAAGAGTCACAAATTGATCAAAATCAGACTCAACCAGGAACAAAGCAAAAGGGAAAAAGGCTTAATCCttggttaaaaataaagcaaaagaGAGGGAGGcctaggaaaaaaattgaagcttCAGAACATAAGAGGGAGACTTTAGATGTGCCTGATCTGAATAATTCCAGTCAGGAGCAAACTTTTCGAGATAACTTTTTTCTAGTGGATGAAACTCAAATCAGTTCAAAGAGCAATATTATGGATGCTACTTCTCAAATATCCCATAATGAAGGTGCATTTTTAGAACTGCAAAGAGTAAATCATAATATGGAAACAAGCATTTCACAAAAGAGGAAACGAGGACGTCCCAGAAAAATGCCCATATTAGTCAATGAGTGTCAGATTGAGGAAATTAAAACCAACCAAGATTGGAAATTCCAAGTTCCTGATTTGGAAGCGGG acCCTCACATGATGTATTTTTGAATGGAATAATAAAACGCATATCTTCAGAATACCAGACACCTGATGATACACCTTCAAAGCCTACATTAAGATCTAGGTCAAAACCCACCAAAGAAAGAACTAGAACAAAGTATAATCTCCGACAGACGTTTTCAAGCAACACCACAGATAATTACAACCAAGAAGGGTCAAGGCAGCAGTCTACTTTGATGAACCAGAGGGCAAACAATGAGAGCCATGTAAATGTGTTAGAACCCAGTTCAACTCACATTAATGATAGTTCATGGAATCTGCAacctaataataaaacttcaaaaaaatcgTTTGGTTTGAGTGATAATGTTAAGGAGCCTGACTGGCTGTTTGACTTGTCAGCACAAAATAAGGTTCATACGcctttaaattacattttacgAAACGGGTCAAATCAAAAACTTACAAATGACATCGGCTCTATTGGAGAGCAGAATATATTTCCCAATCTAGAGGTTTCTGATGAATTACCTAT ACTCACTAGGGAGGATTGTCTCGAGGATGATTTTGAACACAAAAAGACAACATTGGTTAAAAACGGAATTACCAATCACGTTAAAGTCGTCTTAAGTCCcattgaaatgaaacattatcCAGTTTTATCACCAGAGTTACCATTTCTTGATGGCGAAACGAAAGCAGATGCGGTCTACGTAAATAATTCCGATTTTCAtctgaacaaaattaaaaatg AAAATCAATTCTATAATTGTGGAGACCTTGTTTGGGCACGCGTTAGGGGACATCCATATTGGCCCGCTATTATTTGTGAAGATCCAGATActggaaaattttataaagagG aaaaaacaaaaccTCTCAAGGATGTCAACTGGTATCACATCAGATTTTTCGCCGATTCCGGAAGAAGAGCCTGGATGAATAGATCTTTTCTTATGTTGTATTGCAGCAAAGACGACTTGAAATTATTAGGTGGTAAATTGAAATCCGAG GGTAGGTATAGAAGATACGCGATGCTGAAATCATTGGAGGTCCGTCGCAATAGAAAATGGACCAAGGCGGTAGAAGAAATCGAATCTCAAAGACACAAATCTTACGAAGAGATTCTCATGTTCATGCAAGAGAGTATTGAGATGCGCAGAAATGCTTTCAAGCAACGGAAGTACAGTAGGCTTGACGTCTCCAAGGAAAATGTATCTGAGCACTGCGACCTGGAGGAAAAATCCGGAAACAAACACGTTAAATCTTCGCTTTCACAGTCGGAAGGCGTTTCTGTAGGGTTCGatgaaatcaatttaattctaCTAGGGTGCAAAACTGAAACTTTAGATAAATCCGCAGACTTTGTTCCTATACCGTTTTCATTGTCTAGTGAACTAAATCATACAAAATCCAAGAATTTAAGCCTTAAATTAAAAGGTGCTACATCGATTTCAAAAAACGTTTCACTAAGAAGATCCCAAAGAAGCGTTAAGGCAGTGGATAAATTAGACATGTTAGACCTTCAAACAAAAAAGAATCCTTTGGTTCTGAACCCGGTGGCGAATTCAAGAAAACTTGAGTGTTCTGCCGTACAAGACTTGAATGAGAccaaagaaaatggaaatgatATTACTACTGAAGTAAGTTTGGATGAAATGAGGGAAGAGAGTGTTAACACGGAACAATCAGACAAGTTATCGGAAATGGGTTCTAAAGCTAGCAGCGACAGTGGTAGTAGTATGAGTAATATGTATTCGTTTGAATATCAGTTGGAGTTGCATAAGAGGAACAATATCTATCAggggttaaaaaatgttaag GTGTGTGATTATTGCTTCAAACAGGGCGACCTGTATAAATGCAAAGGCAAATGCAACGGCAGTTATCACCTGAAATGCGCATCTTTAGTTACGGAACCACGCCAAAAGAAACCGGTAAGAACTGGCGAAAAAAGTCCGAATAAGTCCAAGTCTCGACAGCCAACTAGTAGCGGTAATTCCACACTGAGGAAGAGCGAGGAGGGTTGTAAAACACGCAGTCAAAGTCAATGCCAAATTATATCCATCAAATCCAAACATACAATTGAGAGCCCCAGCAAGGAAATTTTGCCGCAGGAACTTAGTATTGCCGAACAGATTGATTTTGGTATGAAG gaaatgATGAGTAAATTTGCTAATAACATCCTGAACGTATACGATTCAACGGATTCCAGTTCGGAAGAAGGATCATCTGTTCAACTCCTTAACTGCGATATTATGGATTCTCCCGCCCCTTCTAGTACTTTGTCCAGCGAATCATTTAGGAACGAAGACACCAAATGTTCAG attattttaagACATCACTGGCTTCTGAAGATGCTGATACGATGATTAAACACGTGACAGCGGACTCGGACATATTGAAATATGCCCCCGtaaatataacaaatgtttTGTGCACTTACTGTCGCACGCGGAAAGACCCGCCTTGTTTTGCTTGCGGACTTGAG ATTTCGAAGCAGGGTGGCAGCTTTCGCCAAAAGTGTTCCCTATTTCGTTGTGGTCGTTACTACCATCCCACATGCCTCAAAATGTGGCCGCAAACACAGTGGCCCATGACTACCAAATTAACGAAAAATCATCCACCTGAGGATTCATTCACTTGTCCAGCGCATAGGTGTCACACATGTTTTTCAGAGGAGCTTGGATCATCTTTATCGTGCAG GTTACCAGGGGATAGGTTGGCTCGATGCTTACTTTGTCCTGCGGCGTTCCACTCCACCACTTTTTGTACCCCCGCTGGCTGTGAAATTTTGGGCGGTTCTCAG ATCATGTGCCCGAGACATAGGCCCAAATTAGTCCAACCCATCAACACCGTGTGGTGTTTCATTTGTTCGGAAGGTGGAAATTTAGTTTGCTGTGATACGTGCCCTACCAGTGTGCACCCGGAATGTCAACCGGTGAATTTTACCGATGATGACAAA TACATTTGCGAGGATTGTGAATCCGGTCGATTTCCACTCTACGATGAAATAGTTTGGGTCAAGTTGGGTCATTTCCGCTGGTGGCCCGCCATAATTCTGTTTCCCAACGAAATTCCTGAAAACGTCACGGCGGTAAGACACCAACTAGGAGATTTTGTAGTAAAGTTTTTCGGAACGAATGACTACTATTGGGTTAACAAGTCTAG GTCGTTTTTATTCCAAGAGGGAGACAAAGGCGGAAGTTCTGGCGAggcaacaaaatttaaaagtaaagtGTACGAGACTTTCGACCAAGCGATAGAAGACGCTGCCAGGGCATATGCTCTTAAAAAAG aatttaaattgaGGCGGGAAGCTGAGTGCATTGACAGCCTGAAGCCCCCCCCATATGTGAGGATCAACAAAAATAAGCCTGTGGGGCGGGTAAAATCTCTGGAACTTAATTTAAGCAATGCGACTGCCTGTGAATGTGATCCAAACAAACTTAATCCTTGCGGACCAGATACCAGGTGTATAAACAG ACTTTTACTCACCGAGTGTGATCCTGTAGTCTGCGTAGCTGGAATACGGTGCCGCAATCAGTTGTTCCAGAAACGAGATTATCCACCCATGGCGCCTTATAAAACACAAG GAAGAGGATGGGGCTTGAAAGCCTTGGCTCCTATTAAAAAGGGTCAGTTCGTGATAGAATATGTGGGAGAACTGATAGACTCCGAAGAATACCAAAGAAGAATTAAAAGAATGCATGAAAAGAAGGacgaaaattattattttatgacaGTCGATAGTGAAAGAATGATTGATGCAGGCCCAAAGG gaaatTTGTCAAGGTTTATGAATCATTCTTGTGATCCTAATTGCGTGACTCAAAAATGGACCGTAAAG GGAGATACCAGGGTAGGACTTTTTGCTAAATATGATATCGAACCAGGATCTGAATTGACGTTTAATTATAACCTAGAAGTGGTTGGCCAAGAAAAGAAGGTTTGCAAATGTGGAGCAATTAACTGCAGTGGTTTTATAG gtgtaaaagcaataaaaatagagaaacCAGAGAAAGCATCACAAAATGAGAACGTGGCAGTAGCCGTCGAAGTCAGAAAGCCTCGAAAATACACTAAAAAATTGGTTACTGTGCCGCAAGTGCCTCCGTGTTTCTTATGTGGGCGAAAGCATTCCGAAATTACTTGCACCAATAAAGTTTGCAACAAGGGTTATCATTTGCGTTGTTTGAAGTTGTCTGATGTCCCTGAAG TTACGAAATATCTCTGCCCCCGCCATAACTGCAACATTTGTTCACATCGTACGATCAGGTGTTGCGTCAAGTGTACGAACTCTTTTTGCCCATCCCACTCAGATTTAAACGTCAGATACGACAAGTTCCTAGGATTCGTATGTAGGTTGCACGATCCC GGTATATCATCGACTAACGAACAATTAGAAACCGTTAAAGATGTTCCTAAAGAGGAAAATAAACCTAAAAACGCAGAAGCCaaaaatcttggaaacgaatcggatattttcataaaaaactcTCAGGCATTTAAGAAACACTCGTTGTGTAGGAAGTCGAAAGTGAAACGATTGAAATTGGGCAAAATTCCAGAACGCAGGTTGACATTTTGCATGAGGGAGGGAAAACCAGTTCGATCGGTGTGGCGCCTGGAAAATGCGCTGAGGAAGAAAATTCGTCCGCACAAAAAGGCCATTGCGGAAAACGAGGTGCGAGAGTTCCACGATTTATCAGGGTCTGTTTCTGAGACAAGGAAAATCAGTACTATTCCAGAAAAGCTGTCTTTAGAGTTGCCAGTTTTGCATGATCCCTCA tcaaaATCTACTTCGGATGCTTTTAAAACTCCAAGCAACAAACGCCAACGCGCTGAATTAGACTCAACTCCCGATGAATCTATGGTCTCCTCAACAACCTCGGACGAGGAAATCAGCTCTAAGAAGACGCCTTACAAAGCCCTATCCATAGCACCTCATGACGTGGATAAAGATAACCAGCGTGTATCGTCGTCGCCCAGCAAGCACGACCCAGGTATCTTCGATTCGGACGACGAGGTCAGTCTGCAGGAAAGGCTGCGTCCGATAAAAAGGAGCAGGGGCCACCCGAGGAAACGGGCACGTTATAGTGCAAACAAATAG